Proteins encoded by one window of Erythrobacter sp.:
- a CDS encoding amidohydrolase yields the protein MSLIIDCHGHYTVLPKGHDMWREEQKAAFKNGTLCPPYPEISDEEIVRTIEDNQLKLVQERGADFTIFSPRASAMAPHVGDQAVASEWARRCNDLIYRVTQLFPDTFIGGCMLPQSPKSDLTESVRELRRCVEELGFVVCNLNPDPGGGHFTHPPLTDPYWFPIYEAMCELQVPAMIHVSGSCNPAMHATGGYYLAADTVAFMQLLEGDLFSRYPDLKLIIPHGGGAVPYHWGRYRGLADMLKQPDIEQHLMNNVFFDTCVYHQPGIDLLADVIANKNILFGSEMVGAVRGIDPQTGHYFDDTKRYIDALDISEQEKHMIFEGNARIVYPRLDTILKARGL from the coding sequence ATGAGCCTCATCATCGACTGCCACGGCCACTACACTGTCCTGCCCAAGGGCCACGACATGTGGCGCGAGGAGCAGAAGGCGGCGTTCAAGAACGGCACCCTCTGCCCTCCCTATCCGGAAATCTCCGACGAGGAGATCGTCCGCACGATCGAGGACAACCAGTTGAAGCTGGTGCAGGAACGCGGCGCCGATTTTACGATTTTCTCCCCCCGCGCCAGCGCGATGGCCCCGCATGTCGGCGACCAGGCGGTGGCGAGCGAATGGGCGCGGCGCTGCAACGATCTGATCTACCGCGTCACCCAGCTGTTCCCCGATACCTTCATCGGCGGCTGCATGCTGCCGCAGAGCCCCAAGTCGGACCTCACCGAAAGCGTGCGCGAACTGCGCCGCTGCGTCGAGGAACTGGGCTTCGTCGTCTGCAATCTCAATCCCGATCCCGGCGGCGGCCACTTCACTCACCCGCCGCTGACCGATCCGTACTGGTTCCCCATCTATGAGGCGATGTGCGAGTTGCAGGTGCCCGCGATGATCCACGTTTCGGGCAGCTGCAACCCGGCAATGCACGCCACCGGCGGCTATTATCTCGCCGCCGATACCGTCGCCTTCATGCAATTGCTCGAAGGCGACCTGTTCAGCCGTTATCCCGACCTGAAGCTCATCATTCCCCACGGCGGCGGCGCGGTGCCCTATCACTGGGGACGCTATCGTGGCCTCGCGGACATGCTCAAGCAGCCCGATATCGAGCAGCACCTGATGAACAACGTGTTCTTCGATACCTGCGTCTATCACCAGCCGGGGATCGACCTGCTGGCAGACGTGATCGCCAACAAGAACATCCTGTTCGGCAGCGAGATGGTCGGCGCGGTGCGCGGGATCGATCCGCAGACAGGCCATTATTTCGACGATACCAAACGCTATATCGACGCGCTCGACATCTCCGAGCAGGAGAAGCACATGATATTCGAAGGCAATGCCCGGATCGTCTATCCGCGGCTCGATACGATCCTGAAGGCCCGCGGATTATGA
- a CDS encoding DUF2218 domain-containing protein, with protein MSATATGFAPCEKPERYIQQLVSHWGHKLATSYDEGDGMGIFPFSEHTNCVMTAHAGGIGITLTTADLDENQRMRAVIEEHIDRFAFREAPLTYEWQDAKET; from the coding sequence ATGAGCGCCACCGCCACCGGATTCGCGCCCTGCGAAAAGCCCGAACGCTATATCCAGCAGCTCGTCAGCCACTGGGGCCACAAGCTGGCCACCAGTTACGACGAGGGCGACGGCATGGGCATTTTCCCCTTCAGCGAGCACACCAATTGCGTAATGACCGCTCATGCAGGCGGCATCGGCATCACCCTCACCACCGCCGACCTTGATGAAAATCAACGCATGCGCGCGGTAATCGAGGAACATATCGACCGCTTCGCTTTCCGCGAGGCGCCGCTGACTTACGAATGGCAAGACGCCAAGGAAACCTGA
- the ligA gene encoding protocatechuate 4,5-dioxygenase subunit alpha, whose amino-acid sequence MTQPKKERINIHEYLAEFEDIPGTRVFTAQRARKGYWLNQFAMSLMKEENRERFKADNAAYLDEWNLTDAAKAAVLARDYNAMIDEGGNVYYLAKLFSTDGQSFQQAAGSMTGMTQEEYAQMMLAGGRSPEGVRSKKGAY is encoded by the coding sequence ATGACCCAGCCGAAAAAAGAACGGATCAACATCCACGAATATCTCGCCGAGTTCGAGGATATCCCCGGCACCCGCGTCTTCACCGCGCAGCGGGCGCGCAAGGGATACTGGCTGAACCAGTTCGCGATGAGCCTGATGAAGGAAGAAAACCGCGAACGGTTCAAGGCCGACAACGCCGCCTATCTCGACGAATGGAACCTCACCGATGCGGCCAAGGCCGCAGTGCTGGCGCGCGATTACAACGCGATGATCGACGAGGGCGGCAACGTCTACTATCTCGCCAAGCTGTTTTCCACCGATGGGCAGAGCTTCCAGCAGGCCGCCGGTTCGATGACCGGGATGACCCAGGAAGAATATGCCCAGATGATGCTCGCGGGCGGCCGTTCGCCCGAAGGTGTAAGATCGAAGAAGGGAGCCTATTGA